From the genome of Spirosomataceae bacterium TFI 002, one region includes:
- a CDS encoding sialidase-1, producing MKKILYSILILHLFFSASAQESTVFKSGDEGYVCFRIPATIASKSGQILAFAEGRVKNCGDFGNVDIVTKSSSDGGKTWSALKVVADNGNLQAGNPAPVFDYLDERYPNGRLFLFYNTGNNSEGEIVKGNGVREVWYITSLDFGQTWSEPTNITVQVHKPNEPSFDPTYNFKEDWRHYANTPGHAIQLKNGNLFIPMNFSLSDPKEGKIPYFAGAFYSEDHGENYRLSAPLSLKGSNESTAVQLANGDVLMNARDQTEQTGKRYFARSKDNGITWYEQGIDKQLTDPVCEGSLNKIGKRSILLSHLDSEKGRKNLVLRVSKDGGKIWNQKISIYTGSAAYSDIVVLSKKKVGVLYEKDEYSKIAFKVVNVN from the coding sequence ATGAAAAAGATTCTTTACTCAATACTTATCCTACACTTGTTTTTTAGTGCTTCAGCTCAAGAAAGCACTGTTTTTAAATCAGGAGATGAAGGTTATGTTTGTTTTAGAATTCCAGCTACTATTGCCTCAAAAAGTGGCCAAATCTTAGCATTCGCCGAAGGAAGAGTTAAGAATTGCGGTGACTTTGGCAATGTAGACATTGTAACTAAAAGTAGTTCCGATGGTGGCAAAACTTGGTCGGCCCTAAAAGTAGTTGCTGACAATGGAAACTTGCAAGCAGGAAACCCAGCACCGGTTTTTGACTATCTTGATGAACGCTATCCCAATGGACGACTATTCCTTTTTTATAACACTGGAAACAATTCTGAAGGAGAGATCGTAAAAGGAAATGGCGTGAGGGAAGTTTGGTATATTACTTCTCTAGATTTTGGCCAAACATGGTCTGAACCTACAAATATCACCGTACAAGTTCACAAACCTAACGAGCCCAGTTTTGATCCAACATATAATTTCAAAGAAGATTGGCGTCACTATGCCAACACTCCAGGTCATGCAATTCAGCTAAAAAATGGTAACTTATTTATTCCAATGAATTTCAGCTTAAGTGACCCTAAAGAAGGTAAAATACCATATTTCGCAGGAGCATTTTATTCCGAAGATCATGGAGAGAACTACCGACTTTCCGCACCTCTATCTTTAAAAGGTAGCAATGAATCTACAGCCGTGCAACTAGCCAATGGCGATGTTTTAATGAACGCAAGAGATCAAACTGAGCAAACAGGTAAAAGGTACTTCGCAAGAAGCAAAGACAATGGTATAACATGGTACGAGCAAGGCATAGACAAGCAGCTCACCGACCCAGTATGCGAAGGAAGCTTGAACAAAATAGGAAAGAGAAGTATTTTACTTTCGCATTTAGATAGCGAAAAAGGCAGGAAGAACCTCGTACTTAGAGTTAGTAAAGACGGAGGTAAAATTTGGAATCAAAAAATAAGCATTTACACTGGTTCGGCAGCTTACTCCGACATTGTAGTTTTATCCAAAAAGAAGGTTGGTGTGCTTTATGAAAAGGACGAATATTCCAAGATTGCATTTAAGGTCGTAAACGTAAATTAA
- a CDS encoding protease-4 translates to MLQFFKYVLATIVGLFTFIFLFFLLIIGISSIFSKPDVVSVKENSVLKINMNQQILENSSEADPFMELLGEGSNQIGLVQLKEAIANAKIDPNIKGVYLDIAYPVAGMATLDEIRKTLIDFKESGKFIYAYGELMSEPALYISSIADEIFINEAGGFEFNGLSSETTFLQGFFEKIGVKPVIFRVGEYKSAIEPFIRKDMSAASKEQVSSYLNGISNYFYSQIAEARGMSMEKTNEILNMPKIHTPEEAVEFGLITKTGYFDQFEDLLRKKLDIKEDKSITYIELNKYLKAKKLVKEGDRNNRVAVIIGQGNIVSGKSDGSNIASDSWIEELRKAVKDDKVKAIVLRINSGGGSAMASDIMWREIELAKKKKPVIASMGDYAASGGYYMAMGCDTIVANPTTITGSIGIFGMLFNAQELMNSKLGINFDGVKTHDYADFPSLTRDMSSVEKGMIQSNVEAGYEKFTTKAAAGRNMDIVKLKSIAGGRVWTGEQGKENGLVDVLGTLEDAIKIAAKKGNIDDYRVAYYPKPKNQFELIMEKLENSSQVRFEEYFGSLAPEMKNIKQIMEMDKLQAKMPFDMRIQ, encoded by the coding sequence ATGTTACAGTTTTTTAAATATGTACTGGCCACAATTGTTGGACTTTTTACCTTCATCTTCCTCTTTTTCTTACTCATTATTGGGATTAGCTCAATTTTCTCTAAACCTGATGTCGTTTCTGTAAAAGAGAATTCGGTTTTGAAAATAAACATGAATCAGCAGATTCTAGAGAATTCTTCTGAGGCGGATCCATTTATGGAGTTGCTAGGAGAAGGGAGTAATCAAATTGGTTTAGTACAATTAAAAGAAGCAATAGCTAATGCTAAGATTGACCCCAATATTAAAGGTGTCTACCTAGATATCGCTTATCCAGTAGCTGGGATGGCAACTTTGGACGAAATTAGAAAAACGCTTATTGACTTTAAGGAAAGTGGAAAATTTATATATGCCTACGGGGAGTTAATGTCAGAACCTGCATTGTATATTTCTTCTATTGCGGATGAGATTTTCATTAACGAAGCTGGTGGATTTGAGTTTAATGGGCTTAGCTCAGAGACAACTTTTCTTCAAGGTTTTTTCGAGAAAATAGGAGTGAAACCAGTGATATTTAGAGTTGGGGAATACAAAAGTGCAATTGAGCCATTCATTAGAAAAGATATGAGTGCAGCGAGTAAAGAGCAAGTTTCATCCTACCTAAATGGCATATCAAACTATTTCTATTCTCAAATAGCCGAAGCAAGAGGAATGAGCATGGAGAAAACCAACGAAATACTAAACATGCCAAAGATTCATACGCCAGAAGAGGCAGTTGAGTTTGGCTTGATTACTAAAACAGGTTATTTCGATCAATTTGAAGATTTGTTAAGAAAGAAGCTGGATATTAAAGAAGATAAATCGATCACTTACATTGAGCTTAACAAATATCTAAAGGCTAAAAAGTTAGTAAAAGAAGGCGATAGAAATAATAGAGTGGCGGTTATCATAGGTCAAGGAAATATTGTTTCGGGAAAGAGTGATGGTAGTAATATTGCTAGTGATTCTTGGATTGAAGAACTTAGAAAAGCAGTAAAGGACGATAAAGTTAAAGCGATAGTACTTAGAATAAATTCTGGGGGAGGGTCGGCAATGGCATCGGATATTATGTGGCGTGAAATAGAGCTTGCCAAGAAAAAGAAGCCAGTGATTGCTTCTATGGGAGACTACGCAGCTTCTGGTGGATATTACATGGCTATGGGTTGCGATACGATCGTAGCTAATCCTACAACTATCACTGGGAGTATTGGAATATTTGGAATGCTTTTTAATGCTCAAGAGCTGATGAATAGCAAGTTGGGTATTAATTTTGACGGAGTGAAAACTCATGATTATGCTGACTTCCCAAGTCTAACTCGCGACATGTCTTCGGTAGAAAAAGGTATGATCCAAAGCAATGTAGAGGCTGGTTATGAGAAGTTTACGACTAAAGCAGCGGCAGGGAGAAATATGGATATCGTAAAGCTCAAAAGTATTGCTGGCGGAAGGGTTTGGACTGGAGAGCAAGGTAAAGAAAACGGATTGGTTGATGTGCTAGGAACCCTAGAAGATGCCATTAAAATAGCAGCTAAAAAAGGTAATATCGATGACTATAGAGTTGCTTATTATCCTAAGCCTAAAAACCAATTTGAACTCATTATGGAGAAATTAGAAAACTCCTCTCAGGTTAGGTTTGAAGAGTATTTTGGAAGCCTTGCTCCAGAAATGAAAAACATAAAGCAGATCATGGAAATGGATAAATTGCAAGCAAAGATGCCATTTGATATGCGAATTCAGTAA
- a CDS encoding long-chain acyl-CoA synthetase, whose translation MNEHKPWLKFYPEGIPHDINPDAYESVIDLMEAGFEKHASKAAYSNMGKEMTFAQIDEQSKNFAAYLQFKGLLPGDRIAIQMPNCLQYPIVLFGAIRAGLVVVNTNPLYTPREMTHQFKDSGAKAIVIVANFAFNLEKVLPNTQIEHVFVTELGDMLGFPKKHIVNFVVKTVKKMVPSYSLPSAESLSDALSKGGAMTYAKPKVKNTELAFIQYTGGTTGVSKGAMLTHRNVVANLEANDAWQSVLTKDIKDDKIVVVAALPLYHVYALTVNALTGLKTGGMNLLITNPRDMDSFIKDLKKNPPHLFTGLNTLYNGLLNHPKFGEVDFSKLVITSAGGMALQKVVAQRWKDMTGCLPAEGYGLSETSPVLSSNPLVGDNRIGTIGIPWPSTEMKILKDDGTWAEVGEVGEICAHGPQVFSGYYNRQDETDKVMLIDPIDGRQWFKTGDVGVMDADGYFKIVDRKKDMILVSGFNVYPNEVEDVIAQCPGVLEVACIGVPNDRSTEAVKVFIVKKDPSLTEAAVKAFAREQLTPYKCPKHVEFRDELPKTNVGKILRRALKDEEAKSKA comes from the coding sequence ATGAATGAGCATAAACCTTGGCTTAAGTTTTACCCAGAAGGAATTCCACACGATATTAACCCAGATGCCTATGAATCTGTCATAGATTTAATGGAAGCTGGCTTTGAGAAACATGCTTCCAAAGCTGCTTACAGCAATATGGGGAAGGAGATGACCTTTGCTCAAATTGACGAGCAGTCGAAAAACTTTGCTGCCTATTTGCAATTCAAGGGGCTTTTGCCTGGAGATAGAATTGCAATTCAAATGCCCAATTGCCTGCAATATCCAATTGTATTATTTGGTGCAATAAGAGCTGGCTTAGTTGTAGTAAATACAAATCCACTTTATACTCCTAGGGAGATGACGCATCAGTTCAAAGATTCGGGTGCGAAAGCAATTGTGATCGTGGCAAATTTTGCTTTTAATTTGGAAAAGGTGCTTCCCAACACACAAATTGAGCATGTGTTTGTAACTGAGCTTGGTGATATGCTTGGTTTTCCTAAAAAGCACATTGTTAATTTTGTAGTGAAAACGGTAAAGAAAATGGTGCCATCATACTCCTTACCTAGTGCTGAAAGCTTGTCGGATGCCTTAAGTAAAGGAGGAGCAATGACTTATGCTAAACCAAAAGTAAAGAATACCGAGTTGGCGTTTATCCAATATACTGGTGGTACTACTGGAGTATCCAAAGGAGCGATGCTCACGCACAGAAATGTGGTTGCCAACCTAGAGGCAAATGATGCATGGCAAAGTGTTCTCACCAAGGATATAAAAGATGATAAAATAGTTGTTGTTGCTGCATTGCCACTCTACCACGTTTATGCTTTAACAGTAAATGCATTAACTGGACTCAAAACTGGTGGAATGAACCTTCTGATTACAAATCCTCGAGATATGGATTCGTTTATCAAAGACCTTAAGAAGAATCCTCCACATCTGTTTACAGGTTTAAATACTTTGTACAATGGTTTATTGAATCATCCAAAATTTGGAGAAGTTGACTTTAGTAAATTGGTAATTACATCGGCTGGAGGAATGGCATTGCAAAAAGTTGTTGCTCAGCGATGGAAGGATATGACTGGTTGCTTACCTGCTGAGGGGTATGGCTTATCTGAAACATCGCCAGTGTTGAGTTCAAATCCTCTTGTTGGAGACAATAGAATAGGAACAATCGGAATTCCATGGCCAAGTACAGAAATGAAAATATTAAAGGATGATGGTACTTGGGCGGAAGTAGGAGAGGTAGGCGAGATTTGTGCTCATGGTCCTCAAGTGTTTTCTGGTTATTATAACCGACAAGATGAAACTGATAAGGTGATGTTGATTGACCCTATCGATGGCAGACAATGGTTTAAAACCGGAGATGTAGGAGTAATGGATGCTGATGGATACTTCAAAATTGTGGACCGTAAAAAAGATATGATTCTGGTGTCGGGCTTTAACGTATATCCTAATGAAGTGGAAGATGTAATCGCTCAATGTCCGGGTGTACTGGAAGTTGCATGTATAGGAGTTCCAAATGATAGATCAACCGAAGCAGTAAAGGTATTTATTGTTAAGAAAGACCCTTCACTTACCGAGGCTGCTGTGAAAGCATTTGCAAGGGAGCAATTGACTCCTTATAAATGTCCAAAGCATGTTGAGTTTAGAGATGAATTACCTAAAACGAATGTTGGTAAAATTTTAAGAAGAGCCTTGAAGGACGAAGAAGCAAAATCTAAAGCTTAG
- a CDS encoding Predicted acyltransferase codes for MKRILSIDIYRGLVMFLMMAECLRLYAVSESHPESSFWSFLAFHQSHVPWVGCSLHDLIQPSFSFLVGVALPFSLFSRKNKGQSSTQIWIHTLKRALILILLGVFLRSMHSSMTNWTFEDTLSQIGLGYPFLLLLANKSYKWIWVSHALLLVSYFLFFAVYPLPDANFNYELIGLNKDWEHNLSGFAGHWNKNTNAAWAFDTWFMNLFPREEPFIANGGGYSTLSFIPTLGTMIIGLIAGKQVYEKPKVNKLIKQQITLGLILIALGLTFHFIGINPIVKRIWTPSWVLFSGGICFAILALFTYLVDQKNIVKPFNWLKIIGMNSIAAYVIAHVAEGFIDNTFQIHLGENYANFLGGGYHTLVSGALILLVEWLLLKWMFKKGIFIKI; via the coding sequence ATGAAAAGAATCCTTTCAATTGATATTTATAGAGGGCTTGTGATGTTCCTTATGATGGCCGAGTGTTTACGCTTATATGCTGTTTCTGAGTCACATCCAGAGAGTTCCTTTTGGTCATTTTTGGCATTTCACCAAAGCCACGTCCCCTGGGTAGGATGCTCACTTCACGACCTTATTCAACCATCTTTTTCTTTCTTAGTGGGTGTGGCACTTCCGTTTTCACTTTTTTCCCGAAAAAATAAAGGTCAATCATCAACACAAATATGGATACATACCCTCAAGCGAGCTCTCATCTTAATTCTTTTGGGTGTTTTCCTAAGATCAATGCACTCCAGTATGACCAATTGGACATTTGAAGATACTTTATCGCAAATAGGACTTGGCTATCCTTTCCTGCTCCTATTGGCCAACAAATCTTATAAATGGATCTGGGTCAGCCATGCATTACTTTTAGTTTCTTACTTTTTATTTTTTGCAGTTTATCCATTGCCAGATGCCAACTTCAACTACGAGCTCATTGGATTAAACAAAGATTGGGAACATAATCTTAGTGGATTCGCAGGACACTGGAATAAAAACACCAATGCAGCCTGGGCTTTTGATACCTGGTTTATGAACCTCTTCCCAAGAGAAGAACCTTTCATAGCAAATGGTGGTGGGTATTCAACTTTAAGCTTTATTCCCACCTTAGGAACCATGATAATTGGATTAATAGCTGGAAAGCAGGTCTATGAAAAACCAAAAGTTAACAAGCTTATCAAACAACAAATTACCCTTGGGCTTATTCTAATTGCACTTGGCTTGACTTTTCACTTCATTGGTATAAATCCCATTGTAAAAAGGATTTGGACTCCTTCATGGGTGCTTTTTAGCGGCGGTATATGCTTTGCTATTTTGGCACTATTTACATACTTGGTGGATCAAAAAAACATTGTAAAGCCATTCAACTGGCTAAAAATAATCGGAATGAACTCCATTGCTGCTTATGTAATCGCACATGTTGCCGAGGGTTTTATTGACAATACTTTTCAAATCCATTTGGGTGAAAATTACGCTAACTTCTTAGGAGGCGGATACCATACACTGGTTTCGGGAGCTTTAATTCTACTTGTAGAATGGCTACTCCTGAAGTGGATGTTCAAAAAAGGAATATTTATCAAAATATAA
- a CDS encoding regulatory protein, whose amino-acid sequence MRSTELRKMDRNIFLKACSYCAYQERTQNEVRERLKKWQVWGNEAEEIIAELILENFINEERFAKVFAGSKFRVKKWGKKKILLELKRRNISDYCIKQGMKEIDQDNYEESLKELFEKKIKTIKRDDNPLITKQKLARYALGKGFESELVWRVLKEVNLD is encoded by the coding sequence ATGCGTTCCACCGAATTAAGAAAAATGGATAGAAATATTTTCCTAAAGGCATGCAGCTACTGTGCGTATCAAGAAAGAACTCAAAATGAAGTAAGGGAGAGATTGAAAAAATGGCAAGTTTGGGGCAACGAAGCCGAAGAAATTATTGCCGAACTCATTCTTGAAAACTTCATCAATGAAGAACGATTTGCAAAAGTCTTCGCAGGTAGTAAGTTTAGAGTTAAAAAATGGGGTAAGAAAAAGATTCTATTGGAGCTCAAAAGAAGAAACATCTCTGACTACTGCATTAAACAAGGCATGAAAGAAATAGATCAAGACAATTATGAAGAATCATTAAAAGAGCTTTTCGAAAAAAAAATTAAAACAATCAAAAGAGACGACAATCCCCTTATAACAAAGCAGAAACTTGCTCGCTACGCATTGGGCAAAGGTTTTGAAAGTGAGTTAGTATGGAGAGTTTTAAAAGAAGTAAATTTGGATTAG
- a CDS encoding RNA polymerase sigma-70 factor, ECF subfamily translates to MPINETDIIKACLNKDRAAQKQLYELFSGKLYVVALRYMKNKEAAQDVLQDAFVKVFKYLDSFRFDCPLEVWLRKIVINTALKALKKSSKWEQSLEGDYMIAEEFHYDNGGFKNLSYQQLMDMIGELPEGCRAIFNMYAIEGYKHQEIAEKLGISEGTSKSQYSRSKQLLQEKLAAEIRREESLWLKDLGL, encoded by the coding sequence ATGCCTATAAATGAAACAGACATAATAAAAGCTTGTCTTAACAAAGACAGGGCTGCCCAAAAACAGCTTTACGAGTTGTTTTCAGGGAAATTGTATGTTGTTGCATTGCGGTACATGAAGAATAAAGAAGCGGCTCAAGATGTATTGCAAGATGCATTTGTGAAAGTGTTTAAATACCTTGACTCCTTCCGATTTGATTGTCCGCTGGAAGTTTGGTTGAGAAAAATAGTCATTAATACGGCTCTCAAGGCTCTTAAAAAAAGCTCTAAATGGGAACAAAGCCTCGAAGGTGACTATATGATTGCAGAAGAATTTCACTACGATAATGGTGGCTTCAAGAATCTTTCCTACCAGCAACTTATGGACATGATAGGCGAATTGCCAGAAGGATGTAGAGCGATTTTTAACATGTATGCCATAGAAGGCTACAAACATCAAGAAATCGCTGAGAAATTGGGTATTAGTGAAGGGACATCAAAGTCTCAATACTCAAGATCAAAACAATTGTTGCAAGAAAAGCTTGCCGCAGAAATAAGACGAGAAGAAAGTTTATGGTTGAAAGACCTAGGCTTATGA
- a CDS encoding diaminohydroxyphosphoribosylaminopyrimidine deaminase translates to MNQTQFMQRALELAALGKEHASPNPMVGCVIVHNDLIIGEGYHQKHGEAHAEVNAINAVENKSLLSESTVYVTLEPCAHFGKTPPCADLLIKHQVAKVVICNRDPFDQVDGKGISKLENAGIKVEIGLLDHEGLELNKHFFTSIKEQRPYIILKWAETADGFVAQQDGKPVAISNKYSQVQNHKWRSEIDAIMVGEQTVKNDNPTLTTRSWKGKNAKRIILDRRLTSPTNSHIFDQQVETIIFNQKESKKDGKTEWIKISFEKENLISQILDELNKRKVRSLLVEGGPRLHQLFAEQDCYDEVRVIKSPKLLANGLRAIQIPLNLKTLNKQKIMEDEIIVFSK, encoded by the coding sequence ATGAACCAAACCCAATTTATGCAAAGGGCACTTGAACTAGCTGCCTTAGGAAAAGAACACGCCAGTCCAAACCCAATGGTCGGTTGTGTAATTGTGCATAATGATTTAATAATAGGAGAAGGTTACCATCAAAAACATGGCGAGGCCCATGCAGAGGTAAATGCTATAAATGCTGTAGAAAACAAATCACTTTTATCCGAATCTACTGTCTATGTCACGCTTGAGCCATGTGCACATTTTGGAAAAACTCCCCCGTGTGCCGATCTTTTGATCAAGCATCAAGTTGCCAAAGTTGTGATTTGCAACCGAGACCCTTTTGATCAAGTAGACGGAAAAGGTATTTCAAAACTCGAAAATGCGGGTATTAAAGTCGAGATTGGCTTACTAGATCACGAAGGTTTAGAGCTAAACAAACACTTCTTTACATCCATAAAGGAACAAAGACCGTATATCATATTGAAATGGGCAGAAACCGCTGATGGGTTTGTGGCTCAGCAAGATGGAAAACCAGTTGCCATTTCGAACAAATACAGTCAAGTTCAAAATCACAAATGGAGGAGCGAGATTGACGCCATTATGGTGGGCGAGCAAACAGTAAAAAATGACAACCCAACGTTGACAACAAGAAGCTGGAAAGGAAAAAATGCCAAAAGGATTATTCTTGATAGAAGATTGACCAGTCCAACGAATAGTCACATTTTTGACCAACAGGTTGAAACCATAATTTTCAATCAAAAGGAGAGTAAAAAAGACGGTAAAACCGAATGGATAAAAATCAGTTTTGAAAAAGAAAACCTTATATCTCAAATTTTGGATGAATTAAATAAGAGAAAGGTGAGATCGTTATTAGTAGAAGGAGGCCCTAGGCTCCATCAGCTATTTGCTGAGCAAGATTGCTACGACGAAGTGAGAGTTATAAAAAGCCCAAAACTATTAGCTAATGGCCTAAGAGCAATTCAAATTCCTTTGAACCTAAAAACATTAAATAAACAAAAGATCATGGAAGACGAAATTATTGTTTTTTCTAAATAG
- a CDS encoding DNA gyrase subunit B, translating into MSDQSLDRKDYSANNIQVLEGLEAVRKRPAMYIGDVGVKGLHHLIWEVVDNSIDEALAGHCDTIQVFINEDNSVTVRDNGRGIPTGMHEKEQKSALEVVMTVLHAGGKFDKDTYKVSGGLHGVGVSCVNALSTHLRAEVHRDGKIFEQEYQIGKPMYPVREIGTTDDRGTFIHFSPDASIFTTTEIKYETVAKRLREMSFLNRGIRLILTDKREKDEKGEYISDNFFSEGGLVEFVEYIDQNRERIIPAPMYMEGEKDGVPVEVSMIYNTGYAENVFSFVNNINTHEGGTHVSGFRMALTRTLKSYADKSGILTKEKIEIAGDDFREGLTAVISVKVQEPQFEGQTKTKLGNSEVTSAVSNCVQEMLQTYLEENPKEAKTIIDKVVIAAKARIAARKAREMVQRKNVLVGSGLPGKLADCANSDPAACEVYLVEGDSAGGSAKQGRNREFQAILPLRGKILNVEKAHEYRIYENDEIKNIITALGVTMGKDGDERALNMDKLRYHKVIIMTDADVDGSHIRTLILTFFYRFMKELIESGYLYIAQPPFYLIKKGNKSEYCWTEEQRAAAVKRLAGNGKEDSVHIQRYKGLGEMNPEQLWETTMNPEGRTLKQVTIESASEADLLFSMLMGDEVPPRRAFIEKNAKYANVDV; encoded by the coding sequence ATGAGTGATCAATCACTAGATAGGAAGGATTATTCCGCAAATAATATTCAGGTTTTAGAAGGATTAGAGGCAGTACGTAAAAGACCTGCCATGTATATTGGAGACGTTGGTGTAAAAGGTCTTCACCACCTAATTTGGGAGGTAGTCGATAACTCTATCGATGAAGCCCTTGCAGGACATTGCGATACCATTCAAGTTTTTATAAACGAAGATAATTCTGTTACAGTTAGAGACAACGGTAGAGGTATTCCAACTGGAATGCACGAGAAGGAGCAGAAGTCTGCTTTGGAAGTTGTAATGACAGTTCTTCACGCTGGTGGAAAATTCGACAAGGATACTTATAAAGTTTCTGGAGGATTACACGGTGTGGGTGTTTCTTGTGTGAATGCTCTTTCAACGCACTTGCGTGCCGAAGTACACAGAGATGGGAAGATATTTGAACAAGAGTATCAAATAGGAAAACCAATGTATCCTGTAAGGGAAATTGGTACAACTGATGATCGAGGAACCTTCATACATTTCAGTCCTGATGCAAGTATTTTTACAACTACTGAAATCAAATATGAAACAGTAGCCAAAAGGCTGCGTGAAATGTCCTTCTTGAACAGAGGCATTCGCTTGATCCTTACAGACAAAAGAGAGAAAGACGAAAAAGGCGAGTACATTTCAGATAATTTCTTTTCTGAAGGTGGATTAGTTGAATTCGTAGAGTATATAGACCAAAATAGAGAAAGAATCATTCCTGCTCCTATGTACATGGAAGGCGAGAAAGATGGAGTACCTGTAGAGGTTTCAATGATTTACAATACGGGTTATGCCGAGAATGTATTTTCTTTTGTAAACAATATCAATACTCACGAAGGTGGAACTCACGTATCTGGTTTTAGAATGGCTTTGACGCGTACGCTTAAGAGCTATGCAGATAAGAGTGGAATTCTTACCAAAGAAAAAATTGAAATTGCAGGAGATGATTTCCGTGAAGGTCTTACGGCTGTTATTTCTGTAAAAGTCCAAGAACCACAGTTTGAAGGTCAGACTAAAACTAAGCTTGGTAACTCAGAGGTAACATCTGCGGTAAGTAACTGTGTGCAGGAAATGCTTCAGACTTATCTAGAGGAGAATCCAAAAGAAGCTAAGACGATCATTGATAAAGTTGTTATTGCAGCAAAAGCCAGAATCGCAGCTCGTAAAGCTCGTGAAATGGTGCAGCGTAAGAACGTACTTGTGGGTTCTGGATTACCAGGTAAGCTTGCTGACTGTGCAAACTCTGACCCTGCTGCTTGCGAAGTATACTTAGTGGAGGGAGACTCTGCGGGTGGATCTGCAAAGCAAGGAAGGAATAGAGAGTTTCAGGCTATTTTACCATTGAGAGGTAAGATTTTGAACGTTGAGAAAGCTCATGAATACAGAATTTATGAGAATGACGAAATCAAGAACATCATCACAGCTCTAGGTGTAACTATGGGTAAAGATGGCGATGAGAGAGCCCTCAACATGGATAAGCTTCGTTACCACAAGGTTATCATCATGACGGATGCTGACGTGGATGGTAGTCACATTCGTACGCTTATCTTGACTTTCTTCTACAGGTTCATGAAAGAATTGATTGAAAGCGGATACTTATATATTGCTCAGCCGCCGTTCTATTTAATAAAGAAAGGAAATAAGAGTGAATATTGCTGGACAGAAGAGCAAAGAGCTGCAGCTGTAAAAAGACTAGCCGGAAACGGAAAAGAGGACAGTGTGCATATTCAACGATACAAAGGTCTTGGTGAGATGAACCCTGAGCAGTTGTGGGAAACTACAATGAATCCAGAAGGTCGTACGCTTAAGCAAGTTACTATTGAGTCGGCTTCTGAAGCAGATTTACTATTCTCAATGCTTATGGGAGACGAAGTACCGCCTCGTAGAGCATTTATTGAGAAAAATGCCAAATACGCAAACGTAGACGTATAA